A region of Hyalangium minutum DNA encodes the following proteins:
- a CDS encoding immunoglobulin-like domain-containing protein: MKLKGVLGASLVLATVLASACGREESAPKPEPTPAAVRTTRQEARSDYNKVLILGSSVNGGVNSPEAQTVLAYRPDAQITIVTPEQWALMSANEFSQYHLIIIGDPGCVTGTAPFQAAIENRDVWGPVVDSEVVIVGASTNAGGSQPLQQAGIHQALDNGVQLYTSMYISLGCAYQNAPPNTAVEVLEPFGTFKVRGLSTCADSGHRFVTFPSQLFSDQLFDMALTGADGCATRTVFTEYPVRNLTATVLATDISGSNPIPGGRSYQDYDEGLVYEGTPYVFVRNVSAVGAGCGGDSMNVPDGEECDLGDGFNGQRGDICSFSCRMDWCGDGVLNAGEECDNGNGNQRTPQGDIINGNCSAFCKVVDVPNTNPPPVALCRNVTETVTNQCGMNADINNGSYDPGGEPVTCTQTAAGPYNIGNTTVTLTCSDSSGQQASCTGVVTIKDGVKPVVTIAGLNPQPVECNRNGVYTSGFEPNPAATANDMCSGTVPVSKSGTVNMAAIGAYQRIYTATDAAGNVGTATRTVNVADTLKPVVTTPTTVTPLECKMSTYTDVPPTASDQCAGTVPVTTAGAVNVNAVGTYPLTYTARDPAGNVSDPKVRTVTVRDSRAPSVTLNGPANVPVECNDPAFADPGATGSDVCAGIVPATPIQAVSVGTPGTYTVSYQAVDPSGNIGVSGGSRTFVVSDTLPPVLTMNGAASIPLECANPFTDPGATANDQCAGNVAVTTTGSVNNRVLGAQTLTYSANDGRGHTASATRTVNVRDTQAPTITITGSLTPPPVECGGGYTDPGATANDACAGALPTVAEPPVNQGAPGNYNVRYRATDPSGNTTLSTSSRAVTVQDTLAPVLTLNGSATMGLECATAYTEQGATANDQCAGNLNVTISGTVDNHQLTTQTVTYSANDGSGHTATKTRAVTVRDTLAPAITLNGPLNLPVECGDPTYADPGATANDACAGALPAVPEPPANPNLPGNYVVRYRATDPSGNSALSTTGRTVTVSDTLPPTLQLAGANPQQVECGTAWADPGSAASDQCAGVLTPTVSGGVNHLVPNDYPITYTVSDGHGHTVTANRAVNVRDTLPPSITVNGPANDSFACGATYTDPGASATDACDTNVQVIATQSGNTTTPGTFTITYKARDAAGHEVTSPVQRTVTVSDDAPPTLVLLGNASQVLECPTPFNDEGATANDACYGDVTNRIQVTGSVTAGTPGTYPLTYTVTDPSGQSAPAVTRTVTVQDTQRPQVTVIGELDIPVECGSGTFTDPGATASDACAGTLPAVPSTTANPGAPGTYAISYTATDPSGNVGTSNTSRTVRVIDSIAPQIALTGGNMTLECASPWNDPGATASDQCAGNLAVTASGTVNNRQLGPQAITYTATDGTNQATVSRTVTVNDTLPPTLALNGPANDTFACGVNYVDPGATATDACDTNVVVTATQTGNPDEPGTFIITYSARDASNNVVASPVTRTVTVGDDAPPTLVLVGSPTPSLECGTPFNDPGATANDVCFGDVTGSIQVAGSVNSGTPGSYPLTYTVTDPSGQSATPVTRTVSVQDTLAPAITVLGSLNQQLQCDHSPYADPGATATDACAGNLTGSIQRVGGVNTGAAGSYTLTYRVTDPSGNTATSGDVRTVTVVDNLPPTITLQGGTPAAHECGSPFADPGATANDACAGDLTANINRTGSVDGNVIGQYPLNYTVTDPSGLTANTQRVVNVNDTLAPQLTLVGQANQLVECGPGYQDPGATATDACAGNLDGQIQVSGAANSQAVGNYTVSYSVTDGAGNTAGPLTRNVQVRDTQAPVITVNGALDQQFDCGSAYVDPGATASDVCAGAVPVTATQNGNANQPGTFTISYTATDPSNNTVTSPVTRTVHVNDNLPPTLALVGPGTQRLECGSSFADQGATANDACFGDLTSAITVTGSVNTGVAPRDYTLFYNVTDGAGNSAPSVSRTIEVRDTLAPSITVTGPTNTTYECGSTYADPGATATDACAGNLTSAIVATQTPDPNAPANFIVTYSVTDPSGNTTVSPVTRTVTMNDNLPPTIALNGPAVQSLECAPTPYNDLGATANDSCVGPVPVTVVGSVDMTRNGTYTLTYTARDTVGNVSPSVSRTVNISDTTPPAITLNGSNAVTLECKRDTYTELGATGLDICSGEATVSVSGTVDTEHTGFYLVRYTATDASGNTNQTVRNVNVGDTLPPTIALNGPNPLIMECATPFNDPGATASDLCQGNVSDTVFLEFNGVNNMVTNYGNNPGVTDPYKVRYQANDHLGHYVTLERDVRVQDTRGPVLSVTGAPVSEIECGSQPDLGVVATDACYGNVTVTASPAQLPHVPGEYNVTYTATDPAGNTTVGTDLRHFSVVDTTLPELSVNGPEVMYYECTGHAIGNVWSNPGASATDTCEGVLQVHSYNSGDDDGDGIPGSEDPDDFGPGPTTEVEGLYYVQYMAWDQSYNIQQRILSVYVQDTLPPVLILNGAETVQTQCFFPTDDPTDSDEEVDVDPNPYIDQGATGDDQCYGDVTPLVQTFSTVDKQSPGRYQVEYQVRDGAFNWAMPITRTVQVIDNQAPKLKMNPPIKVFPADLSMRRVDLTECGLAWDRCEGYMDIMDVRQMNVVSNEPAANGDAGDIQFDPDSGTFYVKAKRNTNNTQRVYTATWRNYDASGNFVNGTCKVYVPVNANDPAPSALQSGTDITARR, from the coding sequence ATGAAACTCAAAGGCGTATTGGGAGCGTCGCTGGTGTTGGCCACAGTCCTGGCCAGCGCCTGCGGCCGGGAAGAAAGCGCGCCCAAACCCGAGCCGACCCCGGCGGCGGTGCGCACGACACGACAGGAAGCCCGGAGCGACTACAACAAGGTGCTCATCCTGGGCAGCTCCGTCAACGGAGGCGTCAACAGCCCCGAGGCCCAGACGGTCCTGGCTTACCGGCCCGACGCGCAGATCACCATAGTGACGCCTGAGCAGTGGGCGTTGATGTCGGCCAACGAATTCAGCCAGTACCACCTGATCATCATCGGTGATCCCGGGTGCGTGACGGGCACGGCGCCGTTCCAGGCGGCCATCGAGAACCGCGATGTGTGGGGTCCGGTGGTCGACAGCGAGGTGGTCATCGTCGGCGCGAGCACCAACGCTGGGGGCTCTCAGCCGCTGCAGCAGGCCGGCATCCACCAGGCGCTCGACAACGGTGTGCAGCTCTACACCAGCATGTACATCTCGCTGGGCTGCGCCTACCAGAACGCCCCGCCCAACACGGCGGTGGAGGTTCTGGAGCCGTTCGGCACCTTCAAGGTGCGGGGCCTGTCGACGTGCGCGGACTCCGGTCACCGGTTCGTGACGTTCCCCTCGCAGCTGTTCTCGGACCAGCTCTTCGATATGGCGCTGACGGGCGCTGACGGCTGCGCGACGCGCACGGTGTTCACCGAGTACCCGGTCCGCAACCTGACGGCCACGGTGCTCGCGACGGACATCAGTGGCTCGAACCCCATTCCGGGCGGGCGGAGCTACCAGGACTACGACGAGGGGCTGGTCTACGAGGGTACCCCCTATGTCTTCGTCCGCAACGTCAGCGCGGTGGGCGCGGGCTGCGGCGGCGACTCCATGAACGTGCCGGACGGTGAGGAGTGCGACCTGGGCGACGGTTTCAACGGTCAGCGCGGCGATATCTGCTCGTTCTCGTGCCGCATGGACTGGTGCGGTGACGGCGTCCTGAACGCGGGCGAGGAGTGCGACAACGGCAACGGCAACCAGCGCACCCCGCAGGGCGACATCATCAACGGCAACTGCTCCGCGTTCTGCAAGGTGGTCGACGTGCCGAACACCAACCCGCCGCCGGTGGCGCTGTGCCGCAACGTGACGGAGACGGTGACCAATCAGTGCGGCATGAACGCCGACATCAACAACGGCTCCTACGATCCGGGAGGCGAGCCTGTCACCTGCACGCAGACCGCGGCGGGCCCGTACAACATTGGCAACACGACGGTGACCCTGACCTGCTCGGATAGCAGTGGCCAGCAGGCCTCGTGCACGGGCGTGGTGACGATCAAGGACGGCGTGAAGCCGGTGGTGACGATCGCCGGCCTGAATCCCCAGCCGGTCGAGTGCAACCGCAATGGCGTGTACACCAGCGGCTTCGAGCCGAACCCGGCCGCCACGGCCAACGACATGTGCTCGGGCACGGTGCCTGTCTCCAAGAGTGGCACGGTGAACATGGCGGCGATTGGCGCGTACCAGCGGATCTACACCGCAACGGACGCGGCTGGAAACGTGGGCACGGCCACGCGCACGGTCAACGTGGCTGACACGCTGAAGCCTGTCGTCACCACGCCGACCACGGTCACTCCCCTGGAGTGCAAGATGTCCACGTACACCGATGTGCCCCCGACGGCGAGCGACCAGTGCGCTGGCACGGTGCCGGTGACGACCGCTGGCGCGGTGAACGTCAACGCTGTGGGCACCTACCCGCTGACCTACACCGCGCGGGATCCGGCGGGCAACGTCTCCGATCCGAAGGTGCGCACTGTGACGGTGCGCGACTCGCGCGCGCCCAGCGTGACGCTCAACGGCCCGGCGAACGTGCCGGTGGAGTGCAACGATCCCGCGTTCGCGGATCCGGGTGCGACGGGCTCCGACGTCTGCGCCGGGATCGTTCCGGCCACGCCGATTCAGGCTGTCAGCGTGGGCACGCCGGGCACCTACACCGTCAGCTACCAGGCGGTGGATCCCTCGGGCAACATCGGCGTGTCGGGCGGCTCCCGCACGTTTGTGGTGAGCGACACGCTGCCGCCGGTGCTGACGATGAACGGCGCGGCGAGCATTCCCCTGGAGTGCGCCAATCCGTTCACGGATCCGGGCGCCACGGCGAATGACCAGTGCGCGGGCAACGTGGCCGTGACGACCACGGGCTCGGTGAACAACCGCGTGCTGGGCGCGCAGACGCTGACCTACAGCGCCAACGATGGGCGCGGGCACACCGCCTCGGCGACGCGCACGGTGAACGTGCGCGACACGCAGGCGCCGACCATCACCATCACTGGTTCGCTGACCCCGCCGCCGGTGGAGTGCGGTGGTGGCTACACGGATCCGGGCGCCACGGCGAACGACGCGTGCGCTGGGGCGCTGCCGACGGTGGCGGAGCCTCCGGTCAACCAGGGTGCTCCGGGCAATTACAACGTCCGCTATCGCGCGACCGACCCGTCGGGCAACACCACGCTGTCCACGAGCAGCCGCGCGGTGACGGTGCAGGACACGCTGGCTCCGGTGCTGACGCTCAACGGTTCGGCCACCATGGGCCTGGAGTGCGCCACGGCCTACACCGAGCAGGGTGCCACGGCGAACGACCAGTGCGCGGGTAACCTGAACGTGACGATCAGCGGCACGGTGGACAACCACCAGCTGACCACCCAGACGGTGACCTACTCGGCGAATGATGGCAGCGGCCACACGGCCACGAAGACGCGCGCCGTGACGGTGCGCGACACGCTGGCCCCGGCTATTACCCTCAACGGCCCGCTGAACCTGCCGGTGGAGTGCGGTGACCCCACCTACGCGGATCCGGGTGCCACGGCGAACGACGCGTGCGCCGGGGCGCTCCCGGCCGTGCCGGAGCCGCCGGCCAACCCGAACCTGCCGGGCAACTACGTGGTGCGCTACCGCGCGACCGACCCGTCGGGCAACAGCGCGCTGTCCACCACCGGCCGCACGGTGACGGTGAGCGACACGCTGCCGCCCACGCTGCAGCTGGCGGGCGCCAATCCCCAGCAGGTGGAGTGCGGTACGGCTTGGGCCGATCCGGGCTCCGCGGCCAGCGACCAGTGCGCCGGTGTGCTGACGCCCACGGTCTCCGGTGGCGTGAACCACCTGGTGCCCAATGACTACCCCATCACCTACACGGTGAGCGACGGCCACGGCCACACGGTGACGGCGAACCGCGCGGTGAACGTGCGTGACACGCTGCCGCCCTCCATCACCGTCAACGGTCCGGCCAACGACTCGTTCGCCTGCGGCGCCACCTACACGGATCCGGGCGCCTCGGCGACGGACGCGTGCGACACCAACGTGCAGGTCATCGCGACGCAGAGCGGCAACACGACCACGCCGGGCACCTTCACCATTACCTACAAGGCGCGGGATGCGGCGGGTCATGAGGTAACGTCGCCGGTGCAGCGCACGGTGACGGTGAGCGATGACGCTCCGCCCACCCTGGTGCTGCTGGGCAATGCCTCGCAGGTGCTGGAGTGCCCCACACCCTTCAACGATGAGGGCGCCACGGCCAACGACGCGTGCTACGGCGACGTGACCAACCGCATCCAGGTGACGGGCAGCGTCACCGCGGGCACGCCGGGCACCTACCCGCTGACCTACACCGTGACGGATCCGTCGGGCCAGAGCGCTCCGGCGGTCACCCGCACGGTGACGGTGCAGGACACGCAGCGTCCGCAGGTGACGGTCATCGGCGAGCTGGACATCCCGGTGGAGTGCGGCTCCGGCACCTTCACGGATCCGGGCGCCACGGCCAGCGACGCGTGCGCCGGGACCCTGCCGGCGGTGCCGAGCACCACGGCCAACCCGGGCGCTCCTGGCACCTACGCCATCAGCTACACGGCGACGGACCCCTCCGGCAACGTGGGCACCTCCAACACCAGCCGCACGGTGCGCGTGATTGACTCCATCGCACCGCAGATTGCTCTCACCGGCGGGAACATGACGCTGGAGTGCGCCTCGCCCTGGAACGATCCGGGCGCGACGGCCAGCGACCAGTGCGCGGGCAACCTGGCAGTGACGGCCAGCGGCACGGTGAACAACCGGCAGCTCGGTCCGCAGGCCATCACCTACACGGCCACCGACGGCACCAACCAGGCGACGGTGTCGCGCACGGTGACGGTGAACGACACGCTGCCGCCCACCCTGGCGCTCAATGGCCCTGCGAACGACACGTTCGCCTGCGGCGTCAACTACGTGGACCCGGGCGCGACGGCCACGGACGCGTGCGACACGAACGTGGTGGTGACCGCGACGCAGACGGGCAACCCGGATGAGCCGGGCACCTTCATCATCACCTACTCGGCGCGTGACGCGTCCAACAACGTGGTCGCCTCGCCGGTGACGCGCACGGTGACGGTGGGCGACGACGCTCCGCCGACCCTGGTGCTGGTGGGCTCCCCCACGCCGTCGCTCGAGTGCGGCACGCCGTTCAACGATCCGGGCGCCACGGCCAACGACGTGTGCTTCGGTGACGTGACGGGCAGCATCCAAGTGGCTGGCAGCGTCAACAGCGGCACGCCGGGCAGCTACCCGCTGACCTATACCGTGACGGATCCGTCGGGCCAGAGCGCGACGCCGGTCACCCGTACGGTGAGCGTGCAGGACACGCTGGCTCCGGCCATTACGGTGCTCGGCTCGCTCAACCAGCAGCTGCAGTGCGACCACTCGCCGTACGCCGATCCTGGCGCCACGGCCACGGACGCCTGCGCGGGCAACCTGACGGGCTCCATCCAGCGCGTCGGTGGCGTGAACACGGGCGCGGCGGGCTCCTACACCCTCACGTACCGGGTGACCGACCCGTCGGGCAACACGGCGACGTCCGGTGACGTCCGCACGGTGACGGTGGTGGACAACCTGCCTCCCACCATCACGCTGCAGGGCGGCACCCCGGCCGCGCACGAGTGCGGCTCTCCGTTCGCCGACCCTGGCGCCACGGCCAACGACGCGTGCGCCGGCGACCTGACGGCCAACATCAACCGCACGGGCTCGGTGGACGGCAACGTCATCGGCCAGTACCCCCTGAACTACACCGTGACCGACCCGTCCGGCCTCACCGCGAACACGCAGCGCGTGGTGAACGTGAACGACACGCTGGCGCCGCAGCTGACCCTGGTCGGCCAGGCCAACCAGCTGGTCGAGTGCGGTCCGGGCTACCAGGATCCGGGCGCCACGGCGACGGACGCGTGCGCGGGCAACCTGGACGGGCAGATCCAGGTGTCCGGCGCGGCCAACAGCCAGGCGGTGGGCAACTACACGGTCAGCTACTCGGTGACGGACGGCGCGGGCAACACCGCGGGCCCGCTCACCCGCAACGTGCAGGTGCGTGACACGCAGGCCCCGGTCATCACGGTCAACGGCGCGCTGGACCAGCAGTTCGACTGCGGCTCGGCCTACGTGGATCCGGGTGCGACGGCCAGCGACGTGTGCGCGGGTGCGGTGCCGGTGACTGCCACGCAGAACGGCAACGCGAACCAGCCGGGCACCTTCACCATCAGCTACACGGCGACGGACCCGTCCAACAACACGGTCACCTCGCCGGTGACGCGCACGGTGCACGTGAACGACAACCTGCCGCCGACGCTGGCCCTGGTGGGCCCGGGCACGCAGCGGCTGGAGTGCGGCTCGTCCTTCGCGGATCAGGGTGCGACGGCCAACGACGCGTGCTTCGGCGACCTGACGTCCGCCATCACCGTCACGGGCTCGGTGAACACGGGTGTTGCTCCGCGCGACTACACGCTGTTCTACAACGTGACGGACGGCGCCGGTAACAGCGCCCCGTCCGTGAGCCGCACCATCGAGGTGCGTGACACGCTGGCTCCGTCCATCACGGTCACGGGCCCGACGAACACCACCTACGAGTGCGGCAGCACCTACGCGGATCCGGGCGCCACCGCCACGGACGCCTGCGCGGGCAACCTGACGTCCGCCATCGTGGCCACGCAGACGCCGGACCCGAACGCTCCGGCCAACTTCATCGTGACGTACAGCGTGACGGATCCGTCCGGCAACACCACGGTGTCTCCGGTCACCCGCACGGTGACGATGAACGACAACCTGCCGCCCACCATCGCGCTGAATGGCCCGGCCGTTCAGAGCCTGGAGTGCGCGCCCACCCCGTACAACGACCTGGGCGCCACGGCGAACGACTCGTGCGTGGGTCCGGTGCCGGTGACTGTCGTGGGCTCGGTGGACATGACCCGCAATGGCACGTACACGCTGACGTACACGGCGCGTGACACGGTGGGCAACGTCTCTCCGTCGGTCAGCCGCACGGTGAACATCAGCGACACCACGCCGCCGGCCATCACGCTCAACGGCTCGAACGCGGTCACCCTGGAGTGCAAGAGGGACACGTACACGGAGCTGGGCGCCACCGGTCTGGACATCTGCTCCGGTGAGGCCACCGTCTCGGTGTCGGGTACCGTCGACACGGAGCACACTGGGTTCTACCTGGTGCGCTACACGGCGACGGATGCCAGCGGCAACACCAACCAGACGGTCCGCAACGTGAACGTGGGCGACACCCTGCCGCCCACCATCGCGCTCAACGGGCCCAACCCGCTCATCATGGAGTGCGCCACGCCGTTCAACGACCCGGGCGCCACGGCGAGCGACCTCTGCCAGGGCAACGTGTCTGACACGGTCTTCTTGGAGTTCAACGGCGTGAACAACATGGTGACCAACTACGGCAACAACCCTGGCGTCACGGACCCGTACAAGGTCCGCTACCAGGCGAACGATCACCTCGGTCACTACGTCACCCTGGAGCGCGACGTGCGCGTGCAGGACACCCGGGGCCCGGTGCTCTCGGTGACGGGCGCGCCGGTCTCGGAGATCGAGTGCGGCAGCCAGCCGGACCTGGGTGTCGTCGCCACGGACGCCTGCTACGGCAACGTCACGGTCACGGCCTCTCCGGCCCAGCTGCCCCACGTGCCGGGCGAGTACAACGTGACGTACACGGCCACGGATCCGGCGGGTAACACCACGGTCGGCACGGACCTGCGTCACTTCTCGGTGGTGGACACCACGCTCCCGGAGCTCTCCGTCAACGGCCCCGAGGTGATGTACTACGAGTGCACGGGCCACGCGATCGGCAACGTGTGGAGCAACCCGGGCGCCAGCGCCACGGACACGTGCGAGGGCGTGCTCCAGGTTCACTCGTACAACTCGGGTGACGACGACGGCGACGGCATCCCGGGCTCCGAGGATCCGGATGACTTCGGGCCTGGCCCGACGACGGAGGTCGAGGGTCTCTACTACGTGCAGTACATGGCGTGGGACCAGAGCTACAACATCCAGCAGCGCATCCTGTCCGTCTACGTGCAGGACACGCTGCCTCCGGTCCTCATCCTGAACGGTGCGGAGACGGTCCAGACGCAGTGCTTCTTCCCGACGGACGATCCCACGGACAGCGACGAAGAGGTGGACGTGGACCCGAACCCGTACATCGACCAGGGTGCCACGGGTGATGACCAGTGCTACGGCGACGTGACGCCGCTGGTGCAGACGTTCAGCACCGTCGACAAGCAGTCGCCCGGCCGCTACCAGGTCGAGTACCAGGTGCGCGACGGCGCCTTTAACTGGGCGATGCCGATCACCCGCACGGTGCAGGTCATCGACAACCAGGCGCCGAAGCTGAAGATGAACCCGCCCATCAAGGTGTTCCCGGCCGATCTGAGCATGCGCCGGGTGGACCTGACCGAGTGCGGCCTGGCCTGGGATCGCTGCGAGGGCTACATGGACATCATGGACGTGCGCCAGATGAACGTGGTCAGCAACGAGCCGGCGGCCAACGGCGACGCGGGCGACATCCAGTTCGACCCGGACAGCGGCACGTTCTACGTGAAGGCCAAGCGCAACACGAACAACACGCAGCGCGTGTACACGGCGACCTGGAGGAACTACGACGCGTCGGGCAACTTCGTGAACGGCACGTGCAAGGTCTACGTGCCGGTCAACGCGAACGACCCGGCTCCGTCGGCGCTCCAGAGCGGCACGGACATCACCGCGCGCCGCTAA
- a CDS encoding ELWxxDGT repeat protein codes for MRVHPRAASLLPLLLLVLLSPVLGAAASVAEPRLASCSPAPIRVTNFAKLGSEVEELAVVGSTLFFASRDPVGGTALWKAEQTNNTVVPTQLRSWPGSLILDRLIAADGVLYFFLNEGVRVSLWTSDGTSANTTQIAAFDNVITFEENDAAVMGRTLFFVASTSAAGFELWKSNGTAAGTQLVKDIHPGPLDSYPSQLTVVGNTLYFKADDGSSPGAHGIELWKSDGVPNGSGTQLVADILPGTGSSDPDSLTVMGGSKLFFTATSGGGKEIWTLDGAGLRIFASDAWLGNGHMPPQELTAVGDTLFFHMSNTEHGDELWKSDGTVGGTQLVRELQAGGGNASPEKLTAVGGTLFFMANDGQSGRELWKTDGTSAGTVLAKDFVNGSSNPPGGEELAVGPGVLLVAINDNRVGQELWKVNRAGAEQLTDIVPMSGSSNPTEMTLAGGMVFFAATYPAEGQELFALPLNQVDCQPPQVACPGNLRVEALSSSGASLFLPVPKLLSEDDSFTPLTVTYDPAQSSEPFPIGMTSVEITVRDAAGNPAECPVNVTVEDTTPPALVCPQRLVQEAAGPDGTSVFFPVKALDAVTASPSVGFSRPSGSVFQLGREEEITATATDARGNTGMCTFKVLVKDTVPPRISCPQPVVRVAMSADPVPISYPPPVVEDTVGVKEVLTDRVSGSLFNVGVTTVTLTAVDASNNTSSCSFTVYNQDTVAPSIICPGPQQVVATSDEGAAVLFPDATAKDQFTPPTVTYSQEPGSTFPVGETVVTATARDIGGNEVSCTFPVTVLEQPGGCGCQSGSASASVFWLVLALLPLWARRRTARLAR; via the coding sequence ATGAGGGTTCACCCGCGCGCCGCGTCCTTGCTGCCGTTGCTCCTTCTGGTGCTGCTGTCGCCGGTGCTGGGAGCAGCGGCCTCGGTGGCCGAGCCCCGCCTGGCGTCGTGCTCGCCGGCGCCCATCCGGGTGACGAACTTCGCGAAGCTGGGCTCCGAGGTGGAGGAACTGGCGGTGGTGGGCTCCACCCTCTTCTTCGCCTCTCGCGATCCGGTCGGCGGTACGGCGCTGTGGAAGGCCGAGCAGACGAACAACACCGTGGTGCCCACGCAGCTGCGCTCGTGGCCGGGGAGCTTGATCCTTGACCGGCTCATCGCCGCCGATGGCGTGCTGTACTTCTTCTTGAACGAGGGCGTCCGCGTCTCGCTGTGGACCTCCGATGGGACGAGTGCGAACACCACGCAGATCGCGGCCTTCGACAACGTCATTACTTTCGAAGAGAACGATGCCGCCGTCATGGGCCGCACGCTGTTCTTCGTGGCGAGCACGAGCGCTGCGGGCTTCGAGTTGTGGAAGAGCAATGGAACCGCGGCGGGCACGCAGCTCGTCAAGGACATCCACCCGGGACCGCTGGACTCCTATCCGTCACAGCTGACGGTGGTGGGCAACACGCTGTACTTCAAGGCGGATGACGGCTCTTCCCCCGGCGCTCATGGCATCGAGCTGTGGAAGAGCGATGGTGTGCCGAACGGTTCGGGCACTCAGTTGGTGGCGGACATCCTGCCTGGGACAGGCTCCAGCGATCCCGACTCGCTGACGGTCATGGGTGGCAGCAAGCTCTTCTTCACCGCGACCTCGGGAGGCGGGAAGGAGATCTGGACCCTGGATGGGGCGGGCCTGCGGATCTTCGCGAGCGATGCGTGGTTGGGCAACGGCCACATGCCGCCGCAAGAGCTCACCGCCGTGGGCGACACGCTCTTCTTCCACATGTCCAACACCGAGCACGGTGACGAGCTGTGGAAGAGCGATGGGACGGTGGGGGGCACGCAGCTTGTCCGGGAGCTCCAGGCGGGGGGAGGGAACGCCTCTCCCGAGAAGCTCACGGCGGTGGGCGGAACGCTGTTCTTCATGGCGAACGACGGCCAATCGGGCCGCGAGCTCTGGAAGACGGATGGGACGAGCGCGGGGACGGTGCTGGCGAAGGATTTTGTCAACGGCTCGAGCAACCCGCCCGGGGGCGAGGAGCTGGCCGTCGGTCCTGGGGTGCTGCTGGTGGCCATCAACGACAACCGCGTGGGCCAGGAGCTGTGGAAGGTGAACCGGGCTGGCGCGGAGCAGCTGACGGACATCGTCCCGATGAGCGGCAGCTCGAATCCGACGGAGATGACGCTTGCGGGCGGCATGGTCTTCTTCGCGGCCACGTATCCCGCCGAGGGCCAGGAGCTCTTCGCGCTCCCGCTGAATCAGGTGGACTGTCAGCCCCCGCAGGTGGCGTGTCCCGGCAACCTGCGCGTCGAGGCGCTCAGCTCGAGTGGAGCCTCCCTCTTCCTCCCGGTTCCGAAGCTGCTCAGCGAGGATGACTCGTTCACGCCGCTCACGGTGACGTACGATCCAGCTCAAAGCTCCGAACCCTTCCCGATCGGCATGACGTCCGTGGAGATCACCGTGAGGGATGCGGCCGGCAACCCCGCGGAGTGCCCGGTCAACGTGACCGTGGAGGACACGACACCGCCCGCGCTGGTGTGCCCGCAGCGGTTGGTGCAGGAGGCGGCGGGACCGGATGGCACGAGTGTCTTCTTCCCCGTGAAGGCGCTGGATGCCGTCACCGCGTCGCCCTCGGTGGGCTTCAGCCGCCCCTCTGGCTCCGTCTTCCAACTGGGACGGGAGGAGGAGATCACCGCCACGGCGACGGACGCACGGGGCAACACCGGGATGTGCACCTTCAAGGTCCTCGTGAAGGACACCGTGCCACCCCGGATCTCCTGTCCGCAGCCCGTGGTGCGCGTGGCCATGAGCGCCGATCCTGTTCCCATCTCCTATCCGCCACCCGTGGTGGAGGACACGGTGGGCGTGAAGGAGGTGCTCACGGATCGCGTCTCGGGGAGCTTGTTCAACGTGGGGGTGACCACCGTCACCCTCACCGCGGTGGACGCCTCGAACAACACGTCAAGCTGCTCCTTCACCGTGTACAACCAGGACACGGTCGCTCCTTCCATCATCTGCCCAGGGCCGCAGCAGGTGGTGGCCACGAGCGACGAAGGCGCGGCGGTGCTCTTCCCCGATGCGACGGCGAAGGACCAGTTCACCCCACCCACGGTGACCTACTCGCAGGAGCCGGGCAGCACCTTCCCTGTGGGAGAGACGGTGGTGACCGCCACGGCGCGCGACATCGGCGGCAACGAGGTGAGCTGCACCTTCCCCGTGACCGTGCTGGAGCAGCCGGGAGGATGTGGCTGCCAGTCCGGCTCGGCCAGCGCGAGTGTCTTCTGGCTGGTGCTGGCGCTGTTGCCCCTGTGGGCTCGGCGGCGGACCGCTAGACTGGCTCGGTGA